ccccaaccgagactcgaactcggaccgcctgcttgatatgcagatgtcctagccattagaccactggggctttcatggtattgttcgaactcgattgtataacgactctttaacattcttggcgtggtacggcggaacagcactagtcctcagttgtacgcacgcgcaacagagatcaaattgatacgccctcatctttcagtatttttattcacgaggcgggatctccgaagagatacttttatatatataaacacaagaggcaaagaacattaattctaaaccacccggtgatatactgaaatttaattaattaatttgaaacgataaagatgaggaaatctgtgagaatgagaaaaagtcgccccaaccgagactcgaactcggaccgcctgcttgatatgcagatgtcctaaccattagaccactggggctttcatggtattgttcgaactcgattggataacgactctttaacattctcggcgtggtacggcggaacagcactagtcctcagttgtacgcacgcgcaataCATATatggcggctgaaatagaatatttacaactttaataacagtATATTTGGAATCTTCAtaatcacaaacataggtatagacaccatttttaacttgctacgtcacttagaagtcaagttataagccaaaataagtctgaattggcggccattttgtttttcacattttcaattcaattcatcgacatttttattccataatcaaaataaaaacatatacaaatacaatacaaataataagataatggaatgggatacaaaataagcacaagtgctttaagcatgtaaccctaacaaaaagatcaaacaattagtacacacaaaaagaacaaaccaaaataacataatgtgatttacttaacttaaatatttctattgttataatattgctttaatctctgtttaaacaaacttaaagtgggggattgttttatagagtctgttaaattgttccaaatatgtggtgcttggtaggaaatacattgttgtccgactttggtgcgttttagttgtggacagtagtttgacctgtttctagttgagtaattatggaatgaggcagatgtactaaataagttattaaatgattcagataatagattatgtttattattattttaagggtgaagatctaaaaattgaGCCGGGTAAACAGCAGATTTGAATTCAGCACCCCGAAATTAccctaaaacacatgttttttttgcttttaacacgaaatgcctacagcatttcatttttctcaaatCTGGACTAGTCTATATGTTAAAATGTGCTCTCATTGTACAATAAATGTTCATTCACCTATATAGATGATAAGTGAAAGTTCCTGTTAGTAAAGAAAAAGATGATATACCGGAACTGTCCCCAGACCACAAAGCAATCCATCATTGCTTTGCTCACTCCTTAAGATAGATAACTTAACATTCTTCTATGTGAATCACTCTTCCATATTTATTCTTAttacaataaagttattatagtTCTAGATAGAACATTTGTATATGCGTCAAATACTGTTATCGATATGGCTCACAATCCTACAACCTTAACAACCTATACAAAAATTGTCCCTAAATTGCAAGCATATTGACATTCTATTCGAAAAGTAGGTCATTAGTAACCAAGTAAAGAAATAACTGTGGGATCCGGACCATCTTCTCTTGACATCCTATCAATCAATACAAGTCCCTTTCGAAgattgaatgaaaaaaaacgGTAGTGGGACTGGAGCTATACAGtgttgaatttgaataaatcATTGGTAGTATGCTCctgtacaataaattaaatattacccATTTAGTTGGGGAGCCAGAAAGGGTTCACCTGCACCTCAAGTAAACTatgttaacaatgtttttttgcttccttatatcaatacaaatcaattttttgctgTTGGCCGAAAAAGAATTGGTATGCTTGGTCAGTGCAGGGGCCAAACGGTCAATATGGTCAAAGTAAGGACTGTGCGTAACTCAGAAGGcccatatttctattcactctaatgggaAACTTTTGCCAAAAGTGGACAGAAACCCCTTTCTGACCACTGGTCAAGAAATTGGCCATATGAATATCTCATCAACTACTGGTCTCAATTTACTCGCAAAgtatatgtttgtatttgttCTAATGgaataaaaatcataaactgtcaataaacccctaattttgacctttgacatatagcCGGCACAAATATTTTTGGCTTGGAGCACACTTTTCATAAATCAGAAATTGTTGGGCGGATATGGTCGTAGtgggtgtcaaaatactcagaagatacatatttctattcTATTTGACCATTGGTCAAGACAGTAGCCATATCAATATCTAAGCAACAACTAGTCATAATGTtataattttagtctcaaattactcgcaatatatatatttatattttctctaatacaacagaaatacacaaaatgttaaaaaataccTTATTTTGACATATAACCTATAGCTGGTATGTACCTATATATAGGAGACTAGTTTTAGTTATGTAATTGAAAAGTAAATCAACCGACTCTTTCATCTTGatcactccctaagcctcaaatgagacattatttataagtacgataaattattaaataggcCCACTTAATCCtttaattggcgagttactcgctgttgaatgcgtttgaaataaaaagaattatagAAAATATGCAATTCAATTGTAATAGAATTTAGCATTCAGATAGTGAGACATTCTGAACTGAACCATTACATAGATATTTATATAACGTATCAATTAATGCTACTACTTCATTTGCTTCAATGCACATGCATAGAGTAAGTTTGAATCAAGAATTGTGTTGTGTCGTAAggtttgtaatacagtattatccTTATTATTATACGgtgtttttttaacatagaTTTAGACGGGAACATATTTTAACACAGGACTCtagattttgaaatattttctttAGTGAATTTTGCAACCAAAACAAACTTAAATGCATAGGTATCGTGAgctgtttaattattataatgctTATAGATTTGGATAGGCTAGAGTATAGGAATAGAAATTTCTTATATAGGAAATGTAGGAAAAATATTAGATAAGTTTAAAACcgtaatttatataaattatagtctATAAATGTTAACCTAGTTTGCGTCGGTTAGTATTGAAAATCGCATTTTTCGGTATTTTTACCATTTAGATTTAAAAGTCGAGATGCCCGACCAAAATCTGATCGAGAAGCAGCCGTTTTTGCGAGATAATGGTAAGATACGTTGAAAGTTTATGATGCAACTGCCTACTCAGTTCCTATTTGTGTACATCCATATGTGTTTGAAaacttaaattaataaatactctttaatttataactatttcgaacagttaaaaaaaacctttaaatCACTTTTGAAAAGTTCACCTTACTTgtcaattcattcattcatatcaTTCATGTCGTTATATTTcgtattatacaaaataaattaagttGATCAAAACGTTgagattaaaatgaaatattatatgcaaactaaaaacaagtttgtttcCAGAGCAAACTTATTACACCCAGTGTTATTTGCTCTTTgtttttctacattttttagatAATTCACGAACGTTGAAAATTCGCTATGTAATAACATTTCTATGTTTTGTTGGAAGTACTTTAATTTATGCTGCCAGAGTAAACTGGAGTATAGCTATACTGTATATGGCACGTCAAGAAAGTGACAATACGAATTCCACAGATTCTGAAGTAAATGAAGGCAGCAGCCAAATAGTAAGTTTCATTTTTGACACTACTATtggactaggcctatatatttctattcatGTTATAttaagttctttaacgtgcactatATGTACACACGGGACAAAGCTTATCAAACACTAAAAGTACGATTTATTGGTTCTCATTGAACAGTAAATGATATTTCAATAGCCTTCACTCTTGTTAAGATTGTAAATAATCACGGGATAAACAGCTTTCATGTTTATGAAGATTGTATAGGCTTATAATAGAAAATACTCACGGTAGACAGTTCTTTTCTTTTTCCACAAAGGGCCTACTCTAATTCTATGCTAACCCATTACATCAGACCTATACTGTATTTCCAGTAAAAAAATTCTTTACATACgataataacattttgttgcaTTGCGGGAGCTGCTGCTGCCCACCTTATTAATTTACATTCTTCAATGATATAATTACTATAgtttcaatttttaatttgtagaATTACGGTAACGATATTAGgtaggtttcgcaaccttacgaatacgataacgaaaacggataggtcacacatttgtgaaacttttgagctgatccccatttcatattcgtaaagcgtattcgtgttgacgaatcgTCGTCGTGGTCCTGTGAGTCATGACTGACCCTTTGTGCTCCTGCCTATGATGACATTCCACCCATATCTATCCTGAGCATAGAGAGAAGCTGTGCACACATCCAATCCTGTGATCTCTCTAATACCATCAGTCCATCTTATCTTCTGTCTACCACGTTTTCGCTTGCCTTCTACATGACCTTGTGCAATTACCTTTTCCAAGTTGTCACCTTCTCTCCTGGCAATATGACCAAAGTACTGAAGTTTGATCTTATCAACCTTCTGGCATAGGTTGACTCTGCTTCCAATGTGGTTGTTAACAAATTCATTTGACTTATGCTCCTTCCACGATATCCTCGACAATCTCCTCCAACACCACATTTCAAAAGCTTTGATCTTCTTTCTATCTGCAGCTCCAAGAGCCCATGTATCAGATCCATAAGTGGCAATCGGAAATACCAATGCATTCATGATATGAATCTTTGTGTTTCTTGAGATCCCTCTATCCTTCCAAATGTTGGTACGACCTATTGTGGATGTTCTAGCCATAGCGAGACGACGTTTTATTTCCTCTGAGCTTCCTCCAGTGTCAACAATCAGGGAGCCAAGAAAGTTGAAGGTGTTGACTACTTCTATGTCCTCTCCATCTGCTTGAATGCGATTTTCATTCTTCCTTCCACTTATCATTACTTTCGTCTTCTTGACATTGAGGTAAAGACCATATTCCTCACTGGATTGCTTTACTTTTTCAATCAGATCTTGGAGTTCTGCCGCAGTTCTTGCAATTAAggttgtgtcatctgcatatctCAGATTATTTAATTGCCGGCCACCGATAGATATCTGCCCCTCGTAGCCATCTATGGCAATCCGCATGATGTATTCTGCGTAGACATTAAAGAGATACGGTGACAGGATACATCCTTGGCGTACTCCTTGACCTATCGTAAACCAGTCGCTATCTCCACAATCTGTTCTGACCGTGGCTTCCTGACCATCATATAAGGATTTTATTAAGACAATCAGATATGTTGAGAAGCCCATTTTGCGCATTACTCTCCACAATTTCTGGTGTTGAACACAGTCAAAAGCCTTTGTGTAATCTATGAAGCAGAGGAAAGTGGCTGCTGAAATTCCATGGTCTTCTCCATCAAATTCCTCAAGTTTCCAATCTGATTTCTCGTTCCTCTTCCTCTCCTAAATCCAGCTTGCTCTGGTGGTAATTCACTTTCTAACTTATTCCTGATTCTATCtgctataggcctaatgtgGAGCAGGACTTTACTAGCATGAGAGATAAGTGAAATGGTACGGTTGTTAGCACATTCCCTTACATCCCCTTTCTTCGGTAATGGGAGAAACACTGCCTTTTTCCAGTCTTCGGGCCATTCTTTACTCTTCCAGATCTTGTTGCACAATCTATGGATGATAACAACACCTTCCTCTCCACTTTCCTTCAGCAATTCTGCCTGGATGTTATCTACTCCTGGTGCTTTACCATTTCTTAACTTCTTCATTGCATTATCAACTTCACAGAGAAGAATATCTGGGTCATCTTCAAAATCTTGCTGTTCTCTCTCCTCCTGTGTATCATCATCTTTGGATGCATACAACTGTTCACAGTATTCCTTCCACCTTGTTTTGATTTCATCTTCTTCCGTCAAGATGTTACCATCTTTGTCCTTCAGAACATTGATCCTGGTGCTAGGTTTTGAAGTCAGTAGCTTGATGTTTTTATACATGTCTTTGGTGTTGTTTGTAGCGCTGTCTTTCTCCACCTCGGCACATCTCTGTCTGATGAACTCTGTTTTGTCATTTCTGATTCGTTTCTGGATTTCTCTTGATAAATCCCGGTATTCTCTTTTCCTCTCTGCACTTTCCAGTCCTTTTTCTTTGACCTCTCTCCTCTGATCAGCCAGGGCAAATACCTtgtcaccagtcatattcgtaactacaaaacgagtatagtttttgatctattttgcacattttgcatttgaaacaggaatgattcatgattataatataattatagatttattgaaagtaatttactaaagtaatttactaaaatgccaggtcaattttgataaatagcagtttttaaagtcctcactcgctttgatgttacgctaggcctaggcagccaagcaccaggcaacacgtacctgcacttcgctcaaatttaccgcagtcatattttggacggcgccctcaatatttcgttaccatgtgaaacagatttttactggcttacgaaaacgaatacgtgtgacgtgcgtgacgtatccgttttcgttatcgtattcgtaagattgcgaaacctctctaatattTACTAACTTTTGAACCCAAAGCTGCTAATAACTATAGGAAcgatttattataaaattgcgggtataaaaacaaaaagtactATTACACGTTCGTataatttagtaggcctatacgtatACTAAAATTGCACACCATGTGACTAAAAATCGTTCAGTCAAATGacagaaatgtatttatatgttatataaaacaaatcgGTGTTTAAGGATGACCAATGTTAATGTGACGACCTTCAGAACGTGTTCAGCACAAAATCAGTTTGTAATGTTGTCTATGTTTCAAAATGGTGTTATTAAGCTAATTTTGTATTCTAAACTGTAGATTTAAGAAAAAACAATCAGAAAAGATAATTATATCTATCGCAGGAGCGCaagcaatattatttttaaattaaatgtcttTCGTTGATTAAACAGCATGCTTAACCGAGTTAGTATTGTTACAGGTATATACGTTTGACTGGAACATGAAAACGCAACAAATCATTTTAGGTTCTTTCTACTGTGGCTATTCAGTTGGACCTATTCTTGGAGGTTGGTTAGTTGGAAGATTTGGTGGGTTTTCTATGCTCATGACTGGAATATTGTTTACAACTTTTCCCATGCTAGTAACCCAGTTTGCTGCACATTTTGGCGTTGGTTTTGTAATATTGACCAGAATTATTGATGGCTTTGGACAGGTATATTATCCAACTTTATGTTTTTGAAACTTGATTTAATTGAgacattaatgttattattattatatattattataattgtatgaagTTCAATATAGAATGTATTGCAAAAAGTCACAAATGTCAACGTTCTGTTATTACCCGAATGCTATTTTTTCTAGGGTATTGCATATCCAGCAAATTTAGTCTTGATTAGAAATTGGTCAAAAGCAGATGAACGTAATACGCTATTAGCTATTGCTTTTTcaggtatattttatatttactgtagcctaCGTTTCATTTGCATGTAGGCCCTATCTGTTTAATGTATTATCGTGTTTTTTAATCTTGGAATACAAATTTCaattactgtgtatttgacaataaatttgaacttgaagCCACTTTTGAAATGGATTGTACTCACTGTTGTAGCCCTAGTGTtacaaaaatatgttaattgTATTTTAGGTTGTAGTGTAGGACCAATACTAACCAGTTATATCTCCACCTGGCTGTGTTCATCTGAGTTTATGGGCGGTTGGCCCtccacattttatttatatggtAAGTTTGAATCTTAATCTTCTTGAATTTAAAAGAAGATGCAAGTGCTATGAACAATTTagtaaattaataacaaaaaataaaacgatcGAAATGTCATTGACTAACAATATCATGTGGAAATAACTGTACGTTTACGTCTTCAAAATCTTTAAGTTTGTACCATCCATACATTTCGAGATTAAACACAAGAATTGAAATAGCGAAGGTAACACCAAGAGACTTGATTCCTGGTAATGTGGTAGACCTAGGATGTATATGTATGTTTTTTCTACGCTGCAATATCTTACAAATGTGTTCTGTTTACAGGGACGATTGGTGTTGTCTGGTGTGTTGTGTGGTGTATTGTGGGATCAAAAACCAATATGCAGTCAAATTTACAAGTAAGACATTAATATAAACTTAACaatgaaataggcctacacaactcATATTGTGATACAATAGGATGTCtgatctaaaaatagaaaattttgGATGTTGAAAGTTTCATTATTGCTTTATAATTTAAGTAATTACTCTTTTTTCGTAATTTAGATGTATTCAGAAGCTgtaaggtttttttttacagtgtatACTGGTTATTGattcatcatttaaaaaaagtatattaattatttcctTTAATTGATTATTAACATCATTTTGAATCATTGCATCTTCTAAATCTGTAAGCAACTTCTAATTtagttataatttattataagtCTTTATACTTTaagattatataatatttatactatGATACTACAGCATATGCCGTTCATAACTTTCACGTAGGCCTACAGGTAACCACACAAGTTAACTTCATTCGATTGGATTCTAATGTTTGGAACAGAAACCGGAGAATAATGTACAGAGTGTCGAGAAAGTGCCTTACCCCATGTCACATTATCATTTAGACAGAATTTATAATCCCCAAATTGAATGTAAATTTCTAAACTCGCCAATATGTAATGGATTTACATTATGTTATATTAACATTATAGCCTACTCCCAaaatcaaaggactgttacaagaaATTACCATGACATGCGAGCTGAGCATCCCGTTGTTAGATTTTCTTGATCATACTCTGATCCCAGCTGcatcataatattatgttacaaatgtatatttttatttttattaaaccaTAGGACAATTACAATTACGAAGTTCCATGGAAATTGATGACGTCACCGCCTGTTATTACTTTGTATTTCGTACATTTTGTCTTTGATGCT
This genomic stretch from Antedon mediterranea chromosome 11, ecAntMedi1.1, whole genome shotgun sequence harbors:
- the LOC140062495 gene encoding sialin-like isoform X1, with the protein product MPDQNLIEKQPFLRDNDNSRTLKIRYVITFLCFVGSTLIYAARVNWSIAILYMARQESDNTNSTDSEVNEGSSQIVYTFDWNMKTQQIILGSFYCGYSVGPILGGWLVGRFGGFSMLMTGILFTTFPMLVTQFAAHFGVGFVILTRIIDGFGQGIAYPANLVLIRNWSKADERNTLLAIAFSGCSVGPILTSYISTWLCSSEFMGGWPSTFYLYGTIGVVWCVVWCIVGSKTNMQSNLQDNYNYEVPWKLMTSPPVITLYFVHFVFDAGYILLITDIPTFFNSILNFDLELAGLLNMAPHLCVLCMTVIGGLLGDYLISHDKLSILGTRRLLNTFCFGLTAVFIIILGYVYNSDLSLTIMVFAFGIYGFKFAGVNANVLDIAPFHSGIIIGMMISIGSIGGLVATTLLGVLTETNNTLRQWRVEFWTQAALQICALLAFFIFGSDKPQEWAKPPEESADIERQH
- the LOC140062495 gene encoding sialin-like isoform X2, producing MARQESDNTNSTDSEVNEGSSQIVYTFDWNMKTQQIILGSFYCGYSVGPILGGWLVGRFGGFSMLMTGILFTTFPMLVTQFAAHFGVGFVILTRIIDGFGQGIAYPANLVLIRNWSKADERNTLLAIAFSGCSVGPILTSYISTWLCSSEFMGGWPSTFYLYGTIGVVWCVVWCIVGSKTNMQSNLQDNYNYEVPWKLMTSPPVITLYFVHFVFDAGYILLITDIPTFFNSILNFDLELAGLLNMAPHLCVLCMTVIGGLLGDYLISHDKLSILGTRRLLNTFCFGLTAVFIIILGYVYNSDLSLTIMVFAFGIYGFKFAGVNANVLDIAPFHSGIIIGMMISIGSIGGLVATTLLGVLTETNNTLRQWRVEFWTQAALQICALLAFFIFGSDKPQEWAKPPEESADIERQH
- the LOC140062495 gene encoding sialin-like isoform X3; translation: MPDQNLIEKQPFLRDNDNSRTLKIRYVITFLCFVGSTLIYAARVNWSIAILYMARQESDNTNSTDSEVNEGSSQIVYTFDWNMKTQQIILGSFYCGYSVGPILGGWLVGRFGGFSMLMTGILFTTFPMLVTQFAAHFGVGFVILTRIIDGFGQGIAYPANLVLIRNWSKADERNTLLAIAFSGCSVGPILTSYISTWLCSSEFMGGWPSTFYLYGTIGVVWCVVWCIVGSKTNMQSNLQAGLLNMAPHLCVLCMTVIGGLLGDYLISHDKLSILGTRRLLNTFCFGLTAVFIIILGYVYNSDLSLTIMVFAFGIYGFKFAGVNANVLDIAPFHSGIIIGMMISIGSIGGLVATTLLGVLTETNNTLRQWRVEFWTQAALQICALLAFFIFGSDKPQEWAKPPEESADIERQH